One genomic window of Macaca mulatta isolate MMU2019108-1 chromosome 8, T2T-MMU8v2.0, whole genome shotgun sequence includes the following:
- the ELOC gene encoding elongin-C isoform X1 — MDGEEKTYGGCEGPDAMYVKLISSDGHEFIVKREHALTSGTIKAMLSGPGQFAENETNEVNFREIPSHVLSKVCMYFTYKVRYTNSSTEIPEFPIAPEIALELLMAANFLDC, encoded by the exons ATGG ATGGAGAGGAGAAAACCTATGGTGGCTGTGAAGGCCCTGATGCCATGTATGTCAAATTGATATCATCTGATGGCCATGAATTTATTGTAAAAAGAGAACATGCATTAACATCAGGCACGATAAAAGCCATGTTGAGTGGCCCAG gtcagtttgctgagaacgaaACCAATGAGGTCAATTTTAGAGAGATACCTTCACATGTGCTATCAAAAGTATGCATGTATTTTACGTACAAGGTTCGCTACACTAACAGCTCCACCGAGATTCCCGAATTCCCAATTGCACCTGAAATTGCACTAGAACTGCTGATGGCTGCGAACTTCCTagattgttaa
- the ELOC gene encoding elongin-C isoform X2 — MYVKLISSDGHEFIVKREHALTSGTIKAMLSGPGQFAENETNEVNFREIPSHVLSKVCMYFTYKVRYTNSSTEIPEFPIAPEIALELLMAANFLDC; from the exons ATGTATGTCAAATTGATATCATCTGATGGCCATGAATTTATTGTAAAAAGAGAACATGCATTAACATCAGGCACGATAAAAGCCATGTTGAGTGGCCCAG gtcagtttgctgagaacgaaACCAATGAGGTCAATTTTAGAGAGATACCTTCACATGTGCTATCAAAAGTATGCATGTATTTTACGTACAAGGTTCGCTACACTAACAGCTCCACCGAGATTCCCGAATTCCCAATTGCACCTGAAATTGCACTAGAACTGCTGATGGCTGCGAACTTCCTagattgttaa
- the TMEM70 gene encoding transmembrane protein 70, mitochondrial (The RefSeq protein has 1 substitution compared to this genomic sequence), giving the protein MLFVALGRPWAVELHLGGSRIALCAAAALRGPRAFVSRASSCCRPSGLVAGGSTGPWGAARLLRRPGRAQIPVCWEGYVRCLHTPSDKSEDGRLIYTGNMARAVFGVKCFSYSTSLIGLTFLPYFVTQNNAFFESVSLPVQIIFYGIIGSFTLITPVLLHFITKGYVIRLYHEATTDTYKAITYNALLAETSTLFHQDDVKIPDATHVFTTFYAKTKSLLVNPVLFPNREDFIHLMGYDKEEFILDMEKPSEEKQHKDEK; this is encoded by the exons ATGCTGTTTGTAGCCTTAGGCCGCCCGTGGGCGGTCGAACTGCATCTCGGCGGAAGTAGGATTGCATTGTGTGCGGCCGCCGCGCTCCGAGGTCCCCGGGCCTTTGTCTCCCGGGCTTCCTCCTGCTGCAGGCCTTCGGGGCTGGTAGCCGGCGGGAGTACGGGGCCCTGGGGAGCCGCGCGCCTTCTCCGGCGTCCGGGCCGAGCGCAG ATCCCTGTTTGTTGGGAAGGATATGTTCGATGCTCACATACGCCGTCTGACAAATCAGAAGATGGAAGGCTAATTTATACTGGCAATATGGCCCGAGCAGTGTTTG gTGTGAAATGTTTCTCTTATTCTACGAGTCTGATTGGCCTTACGTTTCTGCCATACTTTGTTACacaaaataatgctttttttGAAAGTGTGTCTCTGCCTGTTCAAATCATATTTTATGGCATCATAGGAAGCTTTACGTTGATCACCCCAGTGCTGCTTCACTTTATTACAAAAGGCTATGTCATTCGATTGTACCATGAGGCCACAACAGACACTTATAAAGCCATTACCTACAATGCTTTGCTTGCAGAAACGAGTACATTGTTTCACCAGGATGATGTGAAAATTCCAGATGCTACACATGTGTTTACCACATTTTATGCTAAAACAAAATCACTGTTAGTTAATCCAGTGCTCTTTCCAAACCGCGAAGACTTTATCCATCTAATGGGTTACGACAAAGAAGAATTCATTTTGGATATGGAAAAACCCAGTGAAGAGAAACAGCATAAAGATGAGAAATGa